One Stigmatopora argus isolate UIUO_Sarg chromosome 12, RoL_Sarg_1.0, whole genome shotgun sequence genomic window carries:
- the LOC144085846 gene encoding MAM and LDL-receptor class A domain-containing protein 2-like gives MLKGFCTDLLVTVTLLILIQSGIQCRAENDISSITLPDWRRDSGCSFNCNFDRNICSWNQMITDAFDWTWQNGSTPTLMTGPSSDHSGAGHYLYIEANTASHGDTARLISSECSTLGSHCLQFWYHMYGSADTMGLHLYLIQDKTANAIWRKRNNQGNMWHLAQIDVTATTAFQVIIEGRRGSNKESDVAIDDVTLYHGRCSELSGAMTTDPPKPAGNITASPSVTVPLTAVTDLPAVNVTKQNPVTTWPPVTNVTLPPVPGATTNSIINNNVTGAVDNRTLHSVCQFNCNFEKDLCQWNQLLADVFDWTRHNGSTPSLRTGPSSNHTTEHGHYLYIEANQASWGDTARLISSECPASGPKCLQFWYHMYGSAHTMGLHVYLLQHKKTNAIWWKRNDQGNMWHLAEVDLTVNGSFQIIFEGRRGSNEESDVAIDDVMLYHGQCSELSDEGTAQPPKTEGNATHPPGFTSQVTAVTEPTSGNVTGQFPDTTSPTVENATSGNVTGQFPGTTSPTVENSTVHPVTTLNSNVTAVAQNRATHSVCPINCDFEKDLCHWNQLLADVFDWTRISGSTPTFSTGPSWDHTTGNGHYIYIEANSASYGDTARLISSKCPASGPQCLQFWYHMYGSANTMGLHVYLLQDKEANVISRMRNNHGNRWHLAKIDFTPTGSFQILFEGRRGSNDQSDVAIDDISLSSGHCSDLTKPTSPAAMTTDSVTTKSFEPPIDTTASVTQTARPATSKPLHSSTSTETPRATVTTESQTTGAAHTLSTSETPTPQATAGAQSTTNLHP, from the exons ATGCTTAAAGGCTTCTGCACAGATTTGTTGGTCACAGTAACTCTGCTCATTCTAATTCAGAGTGGGATTCAATGCAG AGCAGAAAATGATATTTCATCCATTACTTTACCAGACTGGAGAAGAGATTCAG GTTGCAGCTTCAATTGTAACTTCGATAGAAATATTTGCAGTTGGAATCAGATGATCACCGATGCTTTTGACTGGACATGGCAAAATGGTTCCACTCCTACTTTAATGACTGGCCCCTCCTCTGACCACTCTGGAG CTGGTCACTACCTCTACATTGAGGCAAATACTGCTTCTCATGGAGATACAGCTCGTCTCATCAGTTCTGAATGTTCTACTCTGGGTTCACATTGTCTGCAGTTCTGGTACCATATGTACGGTTCAGCCGATACTATGGGCCTCCACCTCTATTTGATCCAGGACAAAACAGCTAACGCTATTTGGCGGAAAAGAAATAATCAAGGAAATATGTGGCACTTGGCTCAGATAGATGTAACAGCCACCACAGCTTTTCAG GTTATAATAGAGGGGCGCAGGGGGTCCAACAAAGAATCCGATGTCGCCATAGATGATGTAACACTTTACCATGGGCGATGTTCAg AGCTAAGTGGTGCCATGACAACAGACCCTCCGAAACCTGCTGGAAATATCACAGCGTCTCCAAGTGTCACAGTGCCTTTAACTGCAGTTACAGATCTTCCTGCAGTGAATGTTACAAAACAAAACCCTGTCACAACATGGCCACCCGTGACCAATGTCACACTACCTCCTGTCCCCGGAGCCACAACTAATtcaattataaataataatgttaCTGGAGCTGTAGACAACAGAACACTACACTCAG TCTGCCAGTTCAACTGTAATTTTGAGAAGGATCTATGCCAATGGAATCAACTGCTTGCTGATGTATTTGACTGGACAAGACACAACGGCTCAACCCCTTCCTTGAGGACTGGGCCCTCTTCAAATCATACCACAGAAC ATGGCCACTATCTTTACATTGAAGCCAATCAAGCGTCATGGGGAGACACGGCTCGTCTCATCAGTTCAGAGTGTCCTGCTTCTGGCCCCAAGTGTCTGCAGTTTTGGTACCACATGTATGGCTCTGCTCATACTATGGGTCTACATGTATATCTGCTgcagcacaaaaaaacaaatgctattTGGTGGAAGAGGAATGATCAAGGAAATATGTGGCATTTAGCTGAAGTGGATTTGACTGTCAACGGATCTTTTCAG ATCATTTTTGAGGGACGCAGAGGCTCCAACGAAGAGTCCGATGTCGCCATAGACGATGTAATGCTTTACCATGGGCAGTGCTCAG AGCTAAGTGATGAGGGGACGGCACAACCACCCAAAACCGAAGGCAACGCCACTCATCCTCCAGGTTTCACGTCACAAGTAACTGCAGTTACAGAGCCTACATCAGGAAATGTTACAGGTCAATTCCCTGATACAACTAGCCCAACTGTGGAAAATGCCACATCAGGAAATGTTACAGGTCAATTCCCTGGTACAACCAGCCCAACTGTGGAAAATTCCACAGTGCATCCCGTCACTACTCTAAACAGCAATGTAACGGCAGTTGCACAGAACAGAGCAACCCATTCAG TGTGCCCGATCAACTGTGATTTTGAAAAAGATTTGTGCCATTGGAATCAGCTCCTTGCTGATGTATTTGACTGGACAAGAATAAGTGGCTCAACCCCTACTTTTAGTACAGGGCCCTCTTGGGATCATACAACAGGAA ATGGCCATTATATTTACATTGAAGCTAACAGCGCTTCATATGGAGATACAGCTCGTCTTATTAGTTCCAAATGTCCTGCCTCGGGTCCTCAGTGTTTGCAGTTCTGGTACCATATGTATGGCTCAGCCAATACAATGGGCCTTCATGTATATTTGCTGCAGGACAAAGAAGCTAATGTTATTAGCAGGATGAGAAATAATCATGGGAATAGGTGGCATTTGGCCAAAATTGACTTCACACCAACCGGGTCATTTCAG ATACTTTTTGAGGGTCGAAGAGGTTCTAATGACCAGTCAGATGTGGCCATAGATGACATTTCTCTATCCAGTGGCCACTGTTCAG ATCTGACCAAACCTACATCCCCAGCCGCGATGACTACTGATTCAGTGACAACAAAAAGCTTTGAACCCCCCATAGACACAACTGCCTCTGTGACACAGACAGCAAGACCAGCAACAAGCAAGCCTCTACACTCGAGTACCTCAACTGAAACGCCTCGTGCAACAGTTACAACCGAGTCTCAAACAACTGGCGCAGCTCACACATTATCAACATCAGAAACTCCAACTCCACAGGCAACAGCAGGAGCTCAATCAACTACAAATCTTCACCCTTAA